The following are encoded in a window of Cervus canadensis isolate Bull #8, Minnesota chromosome 11, ASM1932006v1, whole genome shotgun sequence genomic DNA:
- the CRY2 gene encoding cryptochrome-2 — MAAAAAGTTSAAAAAQAPAARGDGASSVHWFRKGLRLHDNPALLAAVRGAHCVRCVYILDPWFAASSSVGINRWRFLLQSLEDLDRSLRKLNSRLFVVRGQPADVFPRLFKEWGVTRLTFEYDSEPFGKERDAAIMKMAKEAGVEVVTENSHTLYDLDKIIELNGQKPPLTYKRFQAIISRMELPRKPVGSMTSPQMEGCRAEIQENHDETYGVPSLEELGFPTEGLGPAVWRGGETEALARLDKHLERKAWVANYERPRMNANSLLASPTGLSPYLRFGCLSCRLFYYRLWDLYKKVKRNSTPPLSLFGQLLWREFFYTAATNNPRFDRMEGNPICIQIPWDRNPEALAKWAEGKTGFPWIDAIMTQLRQEGWIHHLARHAVACFLTRGDLWVSWESGVRVFDELLLDADFSVNAGSWMWLSCSAFFQQFFHCYCPVGFGRRTDPSGDYIRRYLPKLKGFPSRYIYEPWNAPESIQKAAKCVIGVDYPRPIVNHAEASRLNIERMKQVYQQLSRYRGLCLLASVPSCVEDLSNPVAEPSSSQAGSSSSAGPRPLPGGPASPKRKLEAAEEPPGGELSKRARVAESLPSELPSRGV; from the exons atggcggcggcggcggcggggactacttcagcggcggcggcggcccagGCGCCCGCGGCCCGTGGGGACGGCGCTTCCTCAGTGCACTGGTTCCGCAAGGGGCTGCGGCTCCATGACAACCCGGCGCTGCTGGCGGCCGTGCGCGGGGCGCACTGTGTGCGTTGCGTTTACATTCTCGACCCTTGGTTCGCGGCCTCCTCCTCAGTTGGGATCAACCGATGGAG GTTCCTACTTCAGTCTCTGGAAGATTTGGACAGAAGCTTAAGGAAACTGAACTCCCGCCTTTTTGTGGTCCGAGGACAGCCGGCTGACGTGTTCCCAAGGCTGTTCAAG GAATGGGGGGTGACCCGCCTGACCTTTGAGTATGACTCTGAACCCTTTGGGAAGGAGCGGGACGCAGCCATCATGAAGATGGCCAAGGAGGCTGGTGTGGAGGTGGTCACTGAGAACTCGCATACTCTCTACGACCTGGACAA GATCATTGAGCTGAACGGGCAGAAGCCGCCCCTTACCTACAAGCGCTTTCAGGCCATCATCAGCCGCATGGAGCTGCCCAGGAAGCCCGTGGGCTCCATGACCAGCCCGCAGATGGAGGGCTGCCGGGCCGAGATCCAGGAAAACCACGACGAGACCTACGGCGTGCCCTCCCTGGAGGAGCTGG GGTTCCCCACTGAAGGACTCGGCCCAGCGGTTTGGCGGGGAGGAGAGACGGAAGCTCTGGCCCGCCTGGATAAGCACCTGGAACGGAAG GCCTGGGTTGCCAACTACGAGAGGCCCCGGATGAATGCCAACTCCCTGCTGGCCAGCCCCACGGGCCTCAGCCCCTACCTGCGCTTTGGCTGCCTCTCCTGCCGTCTCTTCTACTACCGCCTGTGGGACCTGTACAAGAAG GTGAAGCGGAACAGCACGCCCCCGCTCTCCCTGTTCGGGCAACTCCTGTGGCGAGAGTTCTTTTACACAGCGGCCACCAACAACCCCAGGTTCGACCGCATGGAGGGGAACCCCATCTGCATCCAGATCCCCTGGGATCGCAACCCTGAGGCCCTGGCCAAGTGGGCCGAGGGCAAGACAGGCTTCCCCTGGATTGACGCCATCATGACCCAGCTGAGGCAGGAGGGCTGGATCCACCACCTGGCCCGGCACGCCGTGGCCTGCTTCCTCACGCGCGGGGACCTCTGGGTCAGCTGGGAGAGCGGTGTCCGG GTGTTCGATGAGCTGCTCCTGGACGCGGATTTCAGCGTGAACGCCGGCAGCTGGATGTGGCTGTCCTGCAGCGCTTTCTTCCAGCAGTTCTTCCACTGCTACTGCCCGGTGGGCTTTGGCCGCCGCACAGACCCCAGTGGAGACTACATCAG GCGATACCTGCCGAAACTGAAAGGGTTCCCCTCCCGGTACATCTACGAGCCCTGGAACGCCCCAGAGTCCATTCAGAAGGCAGCCAAGTGTGTCATTGGTGTGGACTACCCCCGGCCCATCGTCAACCACGCCGAGGCCAGCCGGCTCAACATCGAGCGGATGAAGCAGGTTTACCAGCAGCTCTCCCGCTACCGGGGACTCT gTCTGCTGGCGTCTGTCCCTTCCTGTGTGGAAGACCTCAGCAACCCAGTTGCGGAGCCCAGCTCGAGCCAGGCGGGGAGCTCGAGCAGTGCGG GCCCAAGACCACTGCCCGGGGGCCCAGCGTCTCCCAAGCGCAAACTGGAAGCAGCGGAGGAGCCGCCTGGTGGAGAGCTGAGCAAACGGGCCAGGGTGGCAGAGTCGCTCCCCTCAGAACTGCCGAGCAGGGGCGTCTGA